One Nicotiana tomentosiformis chromosome 4, ASM39032v3, whole genome shotgun sequence genomic window carries:
- the LOC104085779 gene encoding 3-hydroxy-3-methylglutaryl coenzyme A reductase 1-like has product MDVRRRPPKPSHRNHHLQHHPQRASSAALRRSPSPAPKASDALPLPLYLTNGIFFTLFFSVAYYLLHRWRDKIRNSTPLHVVTLSELAAILSLIASFIYLLGFFGIDFVQSFIARASHDAWDIEDEEENNRFLLDEDRRPRRRPAPCPAALDNSSISAPVTTSMDPPVPLPSQDDEDLVKSVVSGDIPSYSLESRLGDCYRAASVRREAVQRITGKSLAGLPLDGFDYQSILGQCCEMPIGYVQIPVGIAGPLLLNGCEYSVPMATTEGCLVASTNRGCKAIYASGGATSILFRDGMTRAPVVKFPTASRASELFFFLEDPANFDTLAMVFNKSSRFARLQKIQCSLAGRNLYIRFSCGTGDAMGMNMVSKGVQNVIEFLQDEFPDMDVVGISGNFCSDKKPAAVNWIQGRGKSVVCETMISGEVVEKVLKTSVSSLVELNTIKNLTGSAIAGSLGGFNAHAANIVSAIFIATGQDPAQNIESSHCITMMEAVNDGKDIHVSVTMPCIEVGTVGGGTQLASQSACLNLLGVKGACRESPAANSRLLANIVAGSVLAGELSLMSAIAAGQLVKSHMKYNRSSRDMSTITS; this is encoded by the exons ATGGATGTCCGTCGGAGACCTCCCAAGCCTTCTCACCGGAATCACCATCTTCAACACCACCCTCAAAGAGCTTCCTCCGCCGCTCTCCGTCGTTCTCCTTCCCCTGCCCCTAAAGCTTCCGATGCCCTCCCTCTTCCTTTATATCTAACCAACGGCATTTTCTTCACCCTCTTTTTTTCCGTTGCTTATTACCTTCTCCATCGTTGGCGTGACAAGATCCGTAACTCCACCCCTCTCCACGTCGTCACTCTCTCCGAACTCGCTGCCATTCTCTCTCTCATTGCCTCTTTCATTTACCTCCTTGGATTCTTCGGCATTGATTTTGTTCAGTCATTTATCGCACGTGCCTCTCACGACGCTTGGGATATTGAAGACGAAGAGGAAAACAATCGCTTCCTTCTCGACGAAGATCGCCGCCCCCGCCGCCGACCTGCTCCTTGTCCAGCCGCCCTTGATAATTCCTCCATTTCGGCTCCTGTAACCACTTCCATGGATCCTCCGGTGCCTCTTCCCTCTCAGGACGACGAAGACCTTGTCAAATCGGTTGTTTCCGGTGACATTCCTTCGTATTCCCTTGAATCTAGGCTCGGGGATTGTTACCGAGCTGCTTCTGTTCGTCGTGAAGCGGTTCAGAGGATAACGGGGAAGTCTCTAGCCGGTTTACCTCTTGACGGTTTTGATTACCAGTCGATTTTAGGGCAGTGCTGTGAGATGCCGATAGGGTACGTCCAAATCCCAGTAGGGATTGCTGGGCCCTTGTTGCTTAACGGATGTGAATATTCCGTTCCCATGGCGACTACGGAAGGGTGTTTAGTTGCAAGTACTAACAGAGGTTGTAAGGCTATTTATGCTTCTGGAGGAGCTACTAGCATTCTTTTTAGGGACGGGATGACAAGGGCTCCCGTTGTGAAGTTCCCGACGGCCAGCAGGGCGTCGGAATTGTTTTTCTTCTTGGAGGACCCTGCTAATTTTGATACCTTAGCCATGGTTTTCAACAA ATCCAGCAGATTTGCCAGGCTCCAAAAGATTCAGTGCTCACTTGCAGGGAGAAATCTTTACATCAGGTTTAGCTGTGGCACAGGGGATGCCATGGGAATGAACATGGTATCGAAGGGTGTTCAGAATGTTATCGAGTTTCTTCAGGATGAGTTCCCAGACATGGATGTAGTTGGTATATCTG GGAATTTCTGTTCTGATAAGAAGCCTGCAGCTGTGAACTGGATTCAAGGGCGTGGAAAGTCAGTTGTCTGTGAAACAATGATTTCTGGAGAAGTGGTGGAGAAAGTATTGAAAACTTCTGTATCTTCTCTTGTAGAGCTGAACACGATCAAGAATCTTACTGGCTCTGCTATTGCTGGTTCTCTTGGTGGGTTTAATGCCCATGCTGCCAATATTGTCTCTGCCATTTTCATAGCCACTGGGCAGGATCCAGCGCAAAATATAGAGAGTTCTCATTGCATTACCATGATGGAGGCGGTCAATGATGGAAAGGATATTCACGTATCCGTGACCATGCCTTGCATTGAG GTTGGTACTGTTGGTGGTGGGACTCAACTTGCTTCTCAATCGGCCTGCCTGAATCTGCTCGGTGTTAAGGGTGCATGCAGAGAATCCCCTGCAGCGAACTCGAGGCTCCTGGCAAACATAGTAGCCGGTTCTGTTTTGGCTGGGGAGCTGTCATTGATGTCTGCCATTGCAGCTGGCCAGCTTGTTAAAAGCCACATGAAATATAACAGATCAAGCAGGGATATGAGCACAATTACCTCATAG